The following proteins are encoded in a genomic region of Spirosoma sp. SC4-14:
- a CDS encoding ABC transporter permease produces MFRNYIKIALRNLLKHKSFSFINVTGVAVGLACFLLIALYVRDELNYDRYNANADRIYRVARTFISSEGTPSLKLAQAAPPFGPLIKQDFPEVEQVVRTLDNNSLINYGEHSFNERELFFAEANLFKVFSFQVTSGNPERALVNPFSIMFSRPMAEKYFGKENPIGKTVRLDNQYDLTVTGVFEPLPAQSHFHPNFLLSFSTLNDPRVYGAEGLRTNWGNNSFNTYVLLREGADPKRMEAAFPEFQNKYVPPFDGRKPSTFSELTLQNLKDIHLYSHTDSEIEPTGDIKYVYLFSAIGLFILLIACINYMNLATARSAGRAREVGMRKVVGALRGQLISQFLSESIVVVLFALAIAIVLVLICLPALNNFTEKQLEFSQLVDPVFLTILVAITLLTGLIAGSYPAFFLTSFRPLGVLKGQITSALRTGKLRQMLVVTQFAIAVALIISTAVVYSQMKYIQDYRLGYQKDQMLLLSDVGDSTTNYEAFKQQLKETGIVREVGRSSRIPSGRLLDSNGASAQKGDTMAPVTINLRSLQIDYDFIPAYQIPMAAGRNFSRGYSTDTSMIILNETGARLLGWTPQQAIGKAFRYGPVKGQIIGVTKDFHFESLHQKMSAIAMIMNPRNMNWLSIPLSGNIPAGVSHVEEIWKRYFPGRPFDYQFLDTRFDRLYARERTQQTLFSVFASVAILISCLGLLGLSMFMAEQRTKEIGVRKVLGASVSSLVALLSKDFLKLVGIAILIASPVAGWAMLQWLDGFAYHTSLSGWVFLLAAVLAVGIALLTISFQSVKAALMNPVKSLRSE; encoded by the coding sequence ATGTTTCGCAACTACATCAAGATTGCCCTGCGCAATTTGCTAAAACACAAATCATTCAGTTTTATCAATGTTACAGGGGTAGCTGTGGGACTGGCCTGTTTCCTGTTGATTGCGCTCTATGTTCGCGACGAGCTGAACTATGACCGATACAATGCCAATGCCGACCGGATTTACCGTGTTGCCCGAACGTTTATATCGTCGGAGGGGACACCCTCGCTGAAGCTGGCGCAGGCGGCTCCGCCATTTGGGCCATTGATTAAGCAGGACTTTCCCGAAGTCGAACAAGTTGTTCGGACACTCGATAATAATTCGCTGATTAACTATGGCGAACACTCATTTAACGAACGGGAGCTGTTTTTTGCAGAAGCGAATCTCTTTAAGGTGTTTAGTTTTCAGGTTACGAGCGGTAACCCCGAGCGGGCACTGGTAAATCCGTTTTCGATTATGTTTTCCCGACCGATGGCCGAAAAGTATTTCGGAAAAGAAAACCCCATCGGTAAAACCGTACGGCTCGATAACCAGTACGATCTGACCGTAACGGGCGTTTTTGAACCCTTACCGGCCCAGTCGCATTTTCATCCGAATTTTCTGCTATCGTTTTCAACCCTGAATGATCCACGTGTATATGGGGCCGAAGGGCTACGGACCAACTGGGGGAATAACTCGTTTAACACCTATGTGCTGCTGCGCGAAGGGGCCGATCCAAAGCGGATGGAAGCCGCTTTTCCGGAGTTTCAGAATAAATACGTGCCTCCCTTCGATGGCAGAAAACCATCGACCTTCTCGGAGTTAACTTTACAGAATCTGAAAGACATTCATCTGTATTCGCATACCGACTCCGAAATTGAGCCTACCGGCGATATTAAATATGTTTACCTGTTTTCGGCCATTGGTTTGTTCATTTTGCTGATTGCCTGCATCAATTATATGAATCTGGCAACTGCCCGTTCGGCCGGACGGGCGCGTGAGGTTGGGATGCGCAAGGTTGTAGGGGCCTTGCGCGGCCAGCTCATCAGTCAGTTCCTGAGCGAATCGATTGTAGTGGTTTTGTTTGCACTGGCCATCGCTATAGTGCTGGTACTGATTTGCCTTCCCGCACTCAATAATTTTACCGAAAAACAGCTTGAATTTTCTCAACTGGTCGATCCCGTCTTTTTAACGATTCTGGTTGCTATTACACTACTTACGGGCCTGATAGCAGGTAGCTATCCGGCGTTTTTCCTGACGTCGTTCCGGCCGTTGGGGGTTCTGAAAGGGCAAATTACATCGGCACTTCGAACCGGTAAACTACGTCAGATGCTGGTTGTTACGCAGTTTGCTATTGCGGTGGCGCTGATTATCAGTACCGCAGTGGTATATAGCCAGATGAAATATATTCAGGATTACCGGCTTGGCTATCAGAAAGATCAGATGCTACTGCTGTCCGATGTAGGGGATTCGACAACCAACTACGAAGCCTTTAAACAGCAACTGAAAGAAACCGGTATAGTGCGCGAAGTGGGTCGATCGTCGCGAATACCGTCGGGACGTCTGCTCGATTCGAATGGGGCTTCAGCACAAAAAGGCGACACGATGGCCCCGGTAACGATCAATTTACGCAGTTTACAGATCGATTATGATTTTATTCCTGCCTATCAGATTCCGATGGCGGCCGGTCGTAATTTCTCCCGTGGCTACTCCACCGATACCTCAATGATTATTCTTAACGAAACGGGAGCCCGGTTGCTGGGCTGGACACCACAACAGGCTATTGGGAAAGCGTTTCGCTATGGGCCAGTTAAGGGGCAGATTATTGGTGTGACGAAAGATTTTCACTTCGAATCGTTGCATCAGAAAATGTCGGCCATTGCCATGATCATGAACCCCCGTAATATGAACTGGCTCTCGATTCCGCTCTCGGGAAATATTCCGGCGGGGGTTAGCCACGTAGAAGAAATCTGGAAACGGTATTTTCCTGGACGCCCATTCGACTATCAGTTTCTGGATACGCGGTTTGACCGGCTCTATGCCCGCGAGCGTACTCAGCAGACGCTGTTTAGTGTATTTGCCAGTGTCGCTATTCTGATTTCGTGTCTGGGCTTATTGGGCTTGTCGATGTTTATGGCCGAGCAACGAACGAAAGAAATTGGCGTTCGCAAAGTGCTGGGCGCATCGGTATCGAGTCTGGTTGCCTTACTGTCGAAAGACTTTTTAAAGCTGGTTGGCATTGCTATCCTTATTGCATCGCCTGTGGCTGGTTGGGCCATGCTGCAATGGCTCGATGGCTTTGCTTACCATACCTCTCTCAGCGGTTGGGTATTTCTGCTGGCAGCCGTGTTGGCAGTTGGTATTGCTTTGTTAACCATAAGTTTCCAGAGCGTGAAAGCCGCGTTGATGAACCCGGTGAAATCACTTCGATCAGAATAA